TTGAATGAATAATGCATGATGATTAATCCCGCAAACAAGTTTCCTGTAAGCTCAGCAGTTTCCTCATAAATTCAGTTCCTCGTGAGCAAGGTCACAGTTTCTAACAACTTATCTGGCCACAATTACGCAGTAGGtttatatttgtatctgcaGCTTCAGAGTTTATCTGAATAGGAGTCATGGTTTTTTACTAAATATTATACAGATTGTTTGAAATGCaagatattattttctataaatatgaaataatatacatagAACCCCCAACCATGCAACAATCGCCCATATATTCGTTTATCCAAGAACAAAATAGGCTTTTCCCCCTCCTTAAAGTGTTGAGGCTTCAAAAGGAAATTGTCCTTAGTTTATACTATTCCCCATTTAATTGACAACCTGCGGGGCCTATAAATACCGCTAGTAAAGTAAACTAGCAATCAACGAGGACTCCCAACCGCTAATTGCTTGTTTACTGGGGGAGCAATTAAATTATGATCAATTTCCCAGACACGCAACGTGTCGCATTTAAATGGAATCGGACATTCACACTACCTACAGTCACTTTCTTTAATTCCGTGACTCATCTGCGGTGTGACCCCTGACCCCTGTGCGCAGCCCATAAATCTTTGTCCAAGGTCATCGCAGCTGCTCCCGCCCATCAATTTGTGTATTCTGTCCGCAAAATGAAAAGCTATTGTTCCAAGATGACTAAATTTTAAGGGGCCAACACATTATTATCGATTTTACAGCCACCGGAAGctagttatatatttttctagacTGGCTGAGGTGTTATCTTGCAAGATAAACCTTAAAGTCTCATGAGATAAGGCCAAAAGTCCCTCAGCTGCGCAGTTTAAAGTGTGGAAATCGTGCCGCCGCCGAGCTCTCGTGTGCATCTAAAAGGATTCCCAAGGATGCACGTACAGTAGGTGGCACGTAAAGTGCCATTTCACATTTCTGGTTTTAGCTGGCAGTTGTGGCGGGTGGCGTGGGGCGGTGGTCGGTAATGAGCACACGCAACGCTCTCCAGCTGCAAACATGTAACCAGAAATTACAGACCCGGGCACTAAAAGGCAACCGTAGTTAGTCAGCGGTCAATATTAAGGGTTATTTGCCTGCCAGTGATTGTCTAATTAAGGGGGCGTAATGCTAATCAAATACGAATAATGACCAAGAAGGGTAACGTGTATCTTTTGACTTATaaacaatacaaataaattgtaaaaactattaaccTATTTCTCCTACTTTCCAGGATGGGACCTGAGCTCCGTGGACGACATCGAATGCATTGGCATTACGCATGGTATTGTGGGCGTAATCTCGCTGCCCAACGTCTACGAGCCCCACTTGGTGGTGGTGAAGGAGGCCACGGCTGTGGGCGTCCTCTATCCACCCCACTTGGTGTACAAGATCAAGtccatttgcatactcagcgcCGAGGAGCCGGACACCGAGTTGTCCAACTGCACCAAGCACACCAAGTAAGCCCAATCGATAGCCCAATTGTAGTCACTAATAATTAATGAACCACTTCCAAATCAGAAGCAATCAGTCAACGCCCACGCATAGCGCCTCCatcgcaaacaacaacaatgccagCGCTTCGTCAGGAGGGGGTGGTGGATCCTCAAAAAGCACAAAACTCTTCGAGGGCATGAACAAGACCTGGGGCGCGGTGAAGAGTGCCGGGAACACCATCAAGAACACCACCCAGCAGGCGGCTAATCTGGCCACCAAGCAGGTCAAGTCCTCGGTGGGTATCCGAGAGCCCAAGCACATCGAACGTCGCATCACAGAGGAGCTCCACAAGATATTCGACGAGACGGACAGCTTCTACTTCAGCTTTGACTGCGATATAACCAACAATCTGCAGCGCCATGTGGCCAAGTTGGAGgagaaccagcagcagcagccggatGAGAGGTTCTTCTGGAACAAGCACATGATCAGGGACATACTGCAGATGAATGTGAGTAATCATTTTAATAAGAGATGAGATTCAATATTCAAACAACTATTTTGCAGGACAAGACATGGATATTGCCCATCATTCAGGGATTTGTGCAAGTGGAGCCCTGTGTCATTGGCAACGAGTGCTTTACCTTGGCCTTGGTCTCGCGAAGATCGCGCCATAGAGCTGGAACTCGGTACTAAAGCTAGACTTGTCTTTATTTTCACAGATTACAAGAATTTCTTAAATCTTTTACTACAGTTATAAGCGACGTGGCGTGGACGAGAAGGGTAACTGCGCCAACTATGTGGAGACGGAGCAAATACTCTCCTTCCGCCACCACCAGTTGTCCTTCACCCAGGTGCGTGGCTCCGTTCCGATCTACTGGAGCCAGCCGGGCTACAAGTACCGCCCCCCGCCACGTCTCGATCGTGGAGTGGCCGAAACCCAGCAGGCTTTCGAGCTGCACTTCACCAAGGAGCTTGAGATCTACGAGCGCGTTTGCATCGTCAATCTGGTGGAGCAGAGCGGGAAGGAGAAGCTTATTGGCGACACCTATGCCGATCACATAATCAAATACAACAACGAGCTGATTATTTACGTAACCTTCGATTTTCACGACTACTGGTAAGGAGTTTGGCGTACCAAAACCTCTTTCCCATCTAACACACGCTCTTACCACAGTCGTGGCATGCGCTTCGAGAACGTCTCAGCCCTGATAGATGCCGTGGGCCCTGAAGCGGGCGCCATGGGTTTCCACTGGCGAGATCAGCGTGGAATGATTTGCAACCAAAAGTCGGTGTTTCGGGTCAACTGCATGGACTGCCTGGATCGCACCAATGTGGTTCAAACGGCCATTGGCAAGGCTGTGCTTGAGTCGCAACTCGTTAAGTTGGGTCTGTCGCCACCCTACACTCCCATTCCGGAGCAGCTAAAGTCTCCGTTTATGGTTCTGTGGGCCAACAATGGGGACATCATCAGCAGACAGTATGCGGGCACCAATGCCTTGAAGGTAATAAGCCGAAGAACCTCTTAATGAATGGgactaataataaattttctttaatttataggGAGATTATACCAGAACTGGTGAACGGAAAATCAGCGGCATGATGAAGGACGGCATGAACTCGGCCAATCGGTTCGTTGAGTTATATATATCTTGTTTGTTTCATTACCATTACCATTATCTTAATTGACCTACTTATCCAATTTCGAATTAATCCCCAATTAAGCATTTTTGTGTGTCCCATTTGACTCAGCAGCCCGTTTTTGTAATCAATCAAGtcccaaaaacccaaaatacCCCAGATATCTCATCGTTTTTGGCTCACTTATATTCGTATATTTCTCTACTAATAATGCATGGCCTTCTTCCATTTGTAAACCCTCTAATCAAAGCTGGTCTAACACAAAATCAGttccattttttaaatactcttTATTCCGGATGCACTTGACCGTTGCCTAATTCCCTGCCGAACTTCTTCGTAGCTTTTTCATACAAAACTTTGCCGACTCGTTTCGCCAGTGCATCATCGATCTGATGCAGGGCCACTTGCTGACGGCAGATGAGCTGCACGAGGACGAGGTCCTGAACACCATCCTGCAGATCCTCACACCCGAGACACGGCCACCGATGCGTGGCTACTATAATCCCGGTGTGTTCGGGCCAGAGCTCCAGCTGCTCGAGTCCATCGTCACGACCAGGTGCGCAGTGCAAAGGCCGAGGCGATCCGCAGATGATGACAAAGTCAGACAGTTACTCTTTTTAGTTGCTCCGATTGTTGCCTACCCTTTGGTTCTTATTTTGCCCCAGGTACCCTCTTTTCATGCTCAAGTCTTATTTCCATCATTCGCACATCTGCTTATTTGAGAAGCGAACTCCGGGCTCGCCACTAACAAAGTCCCTCAACTTTCAGTTATTATTTGGCGCGCTTCAAGGACTCTTATCGCCAGGCCACCATTGACCTTATGCTGGGCAACCAGGTCTCCTCTGAGTCCCTCAGTGCTCTGGGCGGCCAGGCGGGAACGGATGAGAGCGATGCCACGGAGAATGCTGAACATGCCAAGTTGCTGGTGGAGGACTGCCGTCGTCTGCTGCTGGGATCCGCTCAGTATCCGGTCGGCGCTTGGGGACTCATCGATGCTGACCCCAGGTAAGTTGCCCAGGATCTGGGATATTCTTtctagttttaatttaaaacacaCTACTCTCCAGTTCCGGTGATGCCAACGAAACCGAGGTGGACTCCATACTGCTGCTGACCGACGACTGCTACATCGTGGCCGAGTACGACTCGCACCTGGATAAGATTGTCCGCTTCGAGAAGGTGCAACTGCCGCAGGTGCGCCTCATCGAACTGGGCATGTACCAGCAGACCAAGATGTTCCAGGGCCCAGCCACCGCGCATCTCTGTCTGCGCCTCAACTACAGGGTCGAGGATCAGGAGGGCTACTTCCACATGTTCCGCTCGGCCAACTTGCGCTTCTTCAACAACATGGCCTACGTGATCAAGACGCAGGAGGAGCTGGCCGAGTCTCTGACCTCCATTGTGGAGATGTTCCGCATTGCCCTGGACAATGCTGGGAATACTGACGTCCGATACGTGACTGGCGGGGTGCTGCAGCGCAGGAAGAGCAAGGTGCCGCTGCTGGATGTGCCCAAGGGCATGCCGCGCAACCTCTCCGAATCTCAGTTGGTGCAGTTCAGCTCCAAGGCCCTGTCGAATGTGGCGGGCCAGTTCTCGAAGCTGGGCCAGACCTTCAAGAAGCCAAGCTCGAGTTccacccagcagcagcagcagcaggcacatCCCAGCAACCTGGCAGCCACCATAAATCCGCAAGTGATGCGTCAGACTGGTGGCAGCGAAATCGGGATCGATGCTGGCCAGGAGGCGGAAAAGGCCGTCTTCACGCTGGGCCACAAGCAACGCAACTCGAATAGCGCCAGCAGCTCCGACACCGACGAGCACGACAACAGCTTGTACGAGCCCGAGGTGGACTCCGATGTGGAAATAGCGCTGGACAACAAGTCGAACTACAACGAGAACGCCTTCCTGCCGTCGGTGGGCATTGTCATGGGCAgccagaaggaggagcagtCGCCCAGCTCCTCGGACGAGATACGGCAGTTGGAGCAAAAGGACAGCATGTGCAAGACGGCCGAGGATGTGCTAACGATTTCCATTACCTCAGTGACGGATCACGTGGGTCTGCCGACGGGTCTGTTGGAAAATGCACCGACCCTGCGGCCGATCACGCCCAATCCCCAGATCTGCGTGCAGGCTCAGGAGGCCTACGAGGCtgaggaggaagagggagtCAAGTCCCTGTCCAGGTCGGTATTCTACAAGTGATCTTTGGTTGTAGATAATCCGTATTTTCTACGATTTAAGCTTTGTTTTCTCAGTCTTATTCGTTCTTATTAGCCGATCTATTTGTTTGTAGAGTTTGTAAATGTGTTTTAACCCTTTCGCGGTGAAAGAAAGTATTATTACGCTTCAGTTATCCCTTATGTGTGTTCTCAACTTTACGAAATACCTAAGATTAGCATGTATTACTGTACAAATAACGAGAAATACCTGTGCCTGCTATACACACCACATACACTCGGCCTGTTTTTGGCTCAAAATAAATCCATTAAGTAGAAATCTCTGGCCGTGTTTTTGAATCTTAATGCGTTTTCAGTGGCCTGGGCGCTGATCTCAGCCTGCCTTTGGGCCTGCCCACCCAGCCGGAGGCCAATAAGCTGAAGCAGCTCACCAGTCCGCTCTCCAAGCTGGCCAAGAACATTGGCCTCAACCTGGACCCGCGCAAGATAGCCACCAAGGTGAGCTTTGAGAGTAAAATATGATGTATTTTAATGCTAATATCTACTTATACTTATTTTCAGACCGGAGTCCTCTCCCCCACCAGTCTCTCCGGCGAAAATACCCCGCCCGAGCGCGGTCCCAGTTCCCGGGATCACCTGCTGGAACTGTGGGAGGCGGAAAAGTGCAAGACCAAGTTGATAGCCCTATAAGCAATACTCCTTAACacttattataaaaattagcgcaagtgatatatttatttattaccaaAATGGGAACGAAGCTGAACAAACACTTCCATTAATGTCACATtaggaaaaacaaaaccaaaatatatacaaaatggTATTAGAGGTTCTTACAATGTAGATGTTATATACGCCGTATTTTGTGATTGTTATAGCACCGAGTTTTAGGGAGTTGAAACATTATTGTGTAACTTGAAAgtagttgtatatttattcaGCCTTTTGCTATATCCCAGTGGATCAAAACAAGAGTATCTATAGTTTGAGATtgaaaaacgaagaaaaaacTAGCCTTTGCGAGCCTTTGATGATATCTTTGGGGATAAAAttggaatatatttatagaaaaatagtGGAAAACGGGCATAcaaattaaggaaaaaatataaaaactagaaaagaagctaactttgggacgccgaagtttgtataccctttcagttttaaagtgtgtatttttttaacaatgcAAACCAATTTTTCCTTCCAACATGGCTAGAAAAacgcgcctgttaatgctgatcagaaatatttatgatttatagaTTCAGAATGGACTGCTTCAAGGCCTTTCAAACTGCAGACTAAAATTACAATGCCCTGCAAGGTTATACAAACCGAAAATACATGCATTTCAATAGCTTTTTGTTCCCTAAACGCTTACTTCTGAATCGATTTCCGCAGATTTATGAGGACTCCCGTTAACGCTCGCTCGTTATATTCAACTTTAGTCATTTGGTCCACTGGGATAATTGGGCTCACAGTGAAGCTTCAGCAAGTATTGATATTCAGTAGAGTTAAATTCGGCACTTTGCTTATGAAAGAAACTAATTATACGTACATCGGGCTGGCGAACTGCAGCATCCACAACAACACAAGACTTGGACACATGCCACAttcaaacaaaacaaaagaaactaaaaaaatatatcgtaACCAGTCATATTTGGCAAACGAATAACGGATGGATACTCTTATCGCTTTCGGAAATGTCAACGAATATTAGGTGGATTGAGTCTATACACAAACATTTTAGCTTGGGGAATCGTTGTATGCCCTCCGTAGTGTGTTTGTAAATAGCGGAATATTTAATGAGTAAACAATACAATTAACTAGAACTATGTATGCGCCACcgattatatgaaatataatatatataaatgtgtttaaatgcttaaaatgtGATTTGTATCAAGTAACTACTGCGGACTGCATCCAATAATTTGTGAAGCATCCCATCAAAGCCCAACATGTCAGTGTCAAGTGGTGTCCCGTTGCTAGATGCGGCCTGTTTACATAAGCGATAAACGAGGAAGCAAAAAATGGCAGACCAACCACCAACCCTGTGCCAAGTGGAAAtcaaaaatccattaaaacACCACGGAAACGGACCCGGGGCCCTGTAATGCTGTCAATCAGCTTACACATACACAAGTGTCTCTATATTGATATTGGACTTTATTTATGCGAACTTTGGACCAACCAACGGAACTCCTGAACTTTCGACCAGCCAGCTGATAAGGGCCACACGACGATGGTCCTGTCCCGgaccctgctcctgctcctcgtccAGGCTTCCAATATCATGCTAATGTGTACGCACAGTTGCATCAATTGTTTTTCAATCAAAGTGCCATCAATCTTATTGGCTGTTTGTTTAATTAACGTACGCATTGTCTACCTATGGGAACGGAGAGGGGTTGAGGCGGGGCAGGACCTAGTGTGGGAGTGGGAGGATACGTAAGGATATTTCATGCCAATCCATTTGACCCCCGAGTCACGCCTGATTGCCACGCACCAAGGATGCACTGCCTCCCTCTCGAATATCCCTGGCATTTTTCTTTCGCATTTCACTTCTTAACTTTGTCCATGTCTTTTGCGTCCATTAAGTGTGTCTGTGCTAAGACTTGGAAATTGTCTTTTGAATGTTTCAATTACACGCCTTCTTAAGCACAGCTTCCCTTTCAAATTGAACCAACGCCACCAGACTCCCATCGTCCTTCGCCCTTCGTCCCCTCGTCCGGCTTCCATGGTCGGATGGGCGGACTTCAGACGGACGGAGACTGATCTGGGTTGGCTTTTCCATTCCCATCCTCCGGTATTCGTTTCGGTTTGCTTCGGTTTTTATGCGCCAATAAAGTGAAATGCAGAGATAGTCGGAGGATTTACTGCCTTCGGAGTAGGCAACatggtatatgtatatggtgTGCATGTGTGGTCCCTGCTAGCTCTCATCCCCCGGCCAATTTCGTTAAACACTTTTGCCTTAAACCATTAATTTCCTATATGTTCGACTTGTACGTGCTGCCGGCACTCCCGGCAGCCATCCCGAAGCCCCATGGAAAGTTAATTTTATTGCTAAAAGCGGGTTAAGTGCTCGGTGCACAGCTGAGTGCCTCTATTCTGTGGCCCGGTTGCTGTTGGGTGCTCCCTGATAGAAATCAAATTTGCTTTATGGTATGTATGCTAATTTGGTGTCTGGCTGGTGTCCGCCCAGTGCGATTCGGGGCCAGACTCTGGTCGATGGCTTGGATCCACGCTGCACTTGATGGGCTTTTAATTTCGGGTTGAGCCTGACGGCGAGATAGGAActtattatattattcattTGGAAGTTACTGCGGACAAAATGAATGACAAAGATTTCCAATAGAAGTTCTGTACTCTacattttaagttaaaaaaaataataaaagcccGCAGATATCCTAGAAACCGAACACACTTTAGTGacaccttaaaaaaatttatgtgGGAGTACTCCACCGGACGATTTGGGCACGCTTTTGGACACTTTCCGTATGTTATGGAATTTTGCTTTGTCCATTGTCATTTTACCTAACTCTATGACAGCTCAAAAATATTGACATTTCAATCATTACTTATACTTTAAAAAGCATATCCTAACTTTACATTTTGGAGAGTTTTCTCCCTCCATAAAAATGGCTCGCGCTTGCCAGTGCCTTAAACCTCACTTGCCGGAGATAAACTTCCATGACTGGATCATCAGCTGCGAGAAGTCGCACATCCTGCATAGCGTCTGTAAGCTGGGAAATGACCAGAACTGCTCCAGGCAGGACCCCAACCGCTGTGATCTCTGCCTATATCGACTCACGCTGGAGCTGCCCCGCCTGCCCGACATGGTTTTCTTCAAGAACAAGTTGGTTTTGCAACACAAGGATGGCGCCCTGATCGAATTTAAGCCCATGGACTCACTGGCCGTGGTCTCCAACGGGAAGCAGCCGCTGGAGATGGCCAGTGCCCATCTCGAGCAGTCTGTGGAGGAGAAGTTCAAGCCCTTTGATTGGACTTTTACTTCCACCTATCAGGGCTCCATGAACAAAAAGGTGCGCGTTGAGAGCACAGATCAGGCACTCGAGAAGTTCAAACTCATGCAGCGCGAACCCATAGTCTTCCACCACGATATCACCCTGTTCGAGGATGAACTGAATGACCGCGGCATATCCAAGATGAGTGTGCGCATCCGCGTTATGCCCTCTGGATTCTTCATACTGCTGCGCCACTTCCTTCGAGTGGATCGGGAACTCATCTGCTTGCATGATACTCGATTCCACCACCAAGTAGGGAATGACTTTATCCTGAAGGAGTACAGTCATAGAGAGGCGCACTGCTCTGAGCTTCAGAGCTCTGTGGCCTTTTGGACCAAGCCGGATGAGATGCAGGAGTACCTGCCTTTGAAGTCTAAGGAGTTATACAAGTTATACTTTTAGtagtttttttctatttatatttgtttgctATTATACAGAtgcatttgtttaattataattaaatattcaaacaTTCGCGATATTTCTACCGGCAAATAACActtcaaattattatttttcaaaaatatattcaaagcttatttgaaattcaaaATGTGAGTAGTGAAAATATTGATgataactatttttatttgaaaaaaagtCTAGcaaatctttatatatattttactaaaaCAAAACCCCACATATTTTTACGTCAAATATCAGAGCCTTTGAATTTCAACAAACCAGAAAGTTCAGTACACATTGGTACTCCCAACGATACAAAGCTGTGAACTGTTGGTCTTAGAAAAGTGAGAATTccaaaattaaactaaattgcGGTGtttgtttcattaatttattgttGTGCTGGAAGCTAATCCCCCGTACTTAATAGCTGCGTGGTCATGTCTTCTCCAAGTTCAAGAAAAATGAGGGACCCTTTCAACGAGTATTGCTTGCCACCGTTGAATGGTATCGTCCGGGCCCCGATAATTCCGCCATCGAATCGTCCTGGTCGGAGGACCAACGTGCTGGATGAAATAAAGATCGTGGTTAATGCGCTCGTGCGGAACCCCTGCTCTCTACACTTCCGGAAACCCTTGGGCACCAACCCCATGGACTTGCCCAACTATCACATGCTGATCAAGCGGCCGATGGACTTGAGTACGATCCTGCGGCGCCTGAACAACAACTATTATTGGCAGGGGAAGGAGGCCATCGAGGACATCAAGTTAATTTTCGAAAACTGCAGGCAGTTCCACCAAGAGGGATCCAAGATCTACGAGGCGGGCGAGGAGTTGAAGAGCGTCTTCTATAGATACGTGTCCTCCATCGATATGACCAGGGAGAAGGAGGTGAAGGTGAATGCTAGAGGAAGGCGTCCTATCTTCCGCCGTCGCCGAGCCTACCGCAGTGCATCGTGCCCCCCGGCTTAATCTTCCCTTCCTGATCTCCGACCTATACTATATAATCCTCAGTAGCTACCAttggaatattttttgaaaagctggtttttaaatttctaagAGGTTTTTTGGACTTTCGAGTAGAAGCACTGTTCACCCACTTAAATTTTGGGGagaatttaaatcatttttgtaAGATCTTATGATAGACATAAAACTGGGAACCAAATATACAGTTGTTACCACACGACAGCAGATTTTACCCCTAATTATAATGGCCTCTAATGGCTCCTTGACTCAAATTAATTGCTATGGTGGCACCTTGAACATCGGCGAGCTGTTAAGCCGATTAAAATAAACGCTTGCCATTTTCACaccgaaatatatttatatgtatatacaaaatttatggAGCTGCCGGAATGGTAATGCGAATAAATCAATCGAAATAGCCGCAAAATCAAATgatgcataaataaaatccaaagCCACTCGGTGTTCCAAACAATATTTGCAGATGCGAATCACCTCGAGGTCAGAGAGTGCACGCATATGCCCGGTGTCCGGGGTGTCCGGGGGTAATATGACCTATGACCAGCCAGCAACCGCCATGACACTtgaaagcaaattaaatagaaaattgAGTTTTTGCGAAAGTCATCCCAGAAATGGTTGTGAAATTTTATacataattgaatttttggtcaagcagcagcagcagcacacgTAGCACACACACCGAAAATCTCTGCATACAATTACCTAAAACCCGGACTACACATGGACAGCTGAGGTCAGAGGTCAGCGGGCGAGGCGGGGCGAGGCGGGGCGGGGCGGGGCGTGGCGTGGCCTGTGGCTATTGCACCACACGCCAAAC
Above is a genomic segment from Drosophila kikkawai strain 14028-0561.14 chromosome 3R, DkikHiC1v2, whole genome shotgun sequence containing:
- the sp3 gene encoding phosphatidylinositide phosphatase SAC2 isoform X2 gives rise to the protein MEVFQTDSHYIFVKRDKSLWWHRKTSEFTIKAGWDLSSVDDIECIGITHGIVGVISLPNVYEPHLVVVKEATAVGVLYPPHLVYKIKSICILSAEEPDTELSNCTKHTKSNQSTPTHSASIANNNNASASSGGGGGSSKSTKLFEGMNKTWGAVKSAGNTIKNTTQQAANLATKQVKSSVGIREPKHIERRITEELHKIFDETDSFYFSFDCDITNNLQRHVAKLEENQQQQPDERFFWNKHMIRDILQMNDKTWILPIIQGFVQVEPCVIGNECFTLALVSRRSRHRAGTRYKRRGVDEKGNCANYVETEQILSFRHHQLSFTQVRGSVPIYWSQPGYKYRPPPRLDRGVAETQQAFELHFTKELEIYERVCIVNLVEQSGKEKLIGDTYADHIIKYNNELIIYVTFDFHDYCRGMRFENVSALIDAVGPEAGAMGFHWRDQRGMICNQKSVFRVNCMDCLDRTNVVQTAIGKAVLESQLVKLGLSPPYTPIPEQLKSPFMVLWANNGDIISRQYAGTNALKGDYTRTGERKISGMMKDGMNSANRYYLARFKDSYRQATIDLMLGNQVSSESLSALGGQAGTDESDATENAEHAKLLVEDCRRLLLGSAQYPVGAWGLIDADPSSGDANETEVDSILLLTDDCYIVAEYDSHLDKIVRFEKVQLPQVRLIELGMYQQTKMFQGPATAHLCLRLNYRVEDQEGYFHMFRSANLRFFNNMAYVIKTQEELAESLTSIVEMFRIALDNAGNTDVRYVTGGVLQRRKSKVPLLDVPKGMPRNLSESQLVQFSSKALSNVAGQFSKLGQTFKKPSSSSTQQQQQQAHPSNLAATINPQVMRQTGGSEIGIDAGQEAEKAVFTLGHKQRNSNSASSSDTDEHDNSLYEPEVDSDVEIALDNKSNYNENAFLPSVGIVMGSQKEEQSPSSSDEIRQLEQKDSMCKTAEDVLTISITSVTDHVGLPTGLLENAPTLRPITPNPQICVQAQEAYEAEEEEGVKSLSSGLGADLSLPLGLPTQPEANKLKQLTSPLSKLAKNIGLNLDPRKIATKTGVLSPTSLSGENTPPERGPSSRDHLLELWEAEKCKTKLIAL
- the sp3 gene encoding phosphatidylinositide phosphatase SAC2 isoform X4; amino-acid sequence: MEVFQTDSHYIFVKRDKSLWWHRKTSEFTIKAGWDLSSVDDIECIGITHGIVGVISLPNVYEPHLVVVKEATAVGVLYPPHLVYKIKSICILSAEEPDTELSNCTKHTKSNQSTPTHSASIANNNNASASSGGGGGSSKSTKLFEGMNKTWGAVKSAGNTIKNTTQQAANLATKQVKSSVGIREPKHIERRITEELHKIFDETDSFYFSFDCDITNNLQRHVAKLEENQQQQPDERFFWNKHMIRDILQMNDKTWILPIIQGFVQVEPCVIGNECFTLALVSRRSRHRAGTRYKRRGVDEKGNCANYVETEQILSFRHHQLSFTQVRGSVPIYWSQPGYKYRPPPRLDRGVAETQQAFELHFTKELEIYERVCIVNLVEQSGKEKLIGDTYADHIIKYNNELIIYVTFDFHDYCRGMRFENVSALIDAVGPEAGAMGFHWRDQRGMICNQKSVFRVNCMDCLDRTNVVQTAIGKAVLESQLVKLGLSPPYTPIPEQLKSPFMVLWANNGDIISRQYAGTNALKGDYTRTGERKISGMMKDGMNSANRYYLARFKDSYRQATIDLMLGNQVSSESLSALGGQAGTDESDATENAEHAKLLVEDCRRLLLGSAQYPVGAWGLIDADPSSGDANETEVDSILLLTDDCYIVAEYDSHLDKIVRFEKVQLPQVRLIELGMYQQTKMFQGPATAHLCLRLNYRVEDQEGYFHMFRSANLRFFNNMAYVIKTQEELAESLTSIVEMFRIALDNAGNTDVRYVTGGVLQRRKSKVPLLDVPKGMPRNLSESQLVQFSSKALSNVAGQFSKLGQTFKKPSSSSTQQQQQQAHPSNLAATINPQVMRQTGGSEIGIDAGQEAEKAVFTLGHKQRNSNSASSSDTDEHDNSLYEPEVDSDVEIALDNKSNYNENAFLPSVGIVMGSQKEEQSPSSSDEIRQLEQKDSMCKTAEDVLTISITSVTDHVGLPTGLLENAPTLRPITPNPQICVQAQEAYEAEEEEGVKSLSRSKYLCLLYTPHTLGLFLAQNKSIK
- the sp3 gene encoding phosphatidylinositide phosphatase SAC2 isoform X1, which gives rise to MEVFQTDSHYIFVKRDKSLWWHRKTSEFTIKAGWDLSSVDDIECIGITHGIVGVISLPNVYEPHLVVVKEATAVGVLYPPHLVYKIKSICILSAEEPDTELSNCTKHTKSNQSTPTHSASIANNNNASASSGGGGGSSKSTKLFEGMNKTWGAVKSAGNTIKNTTQQAANLATKQVKSSVGIREPKHIERRITEELHKIFDETDSFYFSFDCDITNNLQRHVAKLEENQQQQPDERFFWNKHMIRDILQMNDKTWILPIIQGFVQVEPCVIGNECFTLALVSRRSRHRAGTRYKRRGVDEKGNCANYVETEQILSFRHHQLSFTQVRGSVPIYWSQPGYKYRPPPRLDRGVAETQQAFELHFTKELEIYERVCIVNLVEQSGKEKLIGDTYADHIIKYNNELIIYVTFDFHDYCRGMRFENVSALIDAVGPEAGAMGFHWRDQRGMICNQKSVFRVNCMDCLDRTNVVQTAIGKAVLESQLVKLGLSPPYTPIPEQLKSPFMVLWANNGDIISRQYAGTNALKGDYTRTGERKISGMMKDGMNSANRFFIQNFADSFRQCIIDLMQGHLLTADELHEDEVLNTILQILTPETRPPMRGYYNPGVFGPELQLLESIVTTSYYLARFKDSYRQATIDLMLGNQVSSESLSALGGQAGTDESDATENAEHAKLLVEDCRRLLLGSAQYPVGAWGLIDADPSSGDANETEVDSILLLTDDCYIVAEYDSHLDKIVRFEKVQLPQVRLIELGMYQQTKMFQGPATAHLCLRLNYRVEDQEGYFHMFRSANLRFFNNMAYVIKTQEELAESLTSIVEMFRIALDNAGNTDVRYVTGGVLQRRKSKVPLLDVPKGMPRNLSESQLVQFSSKALSNVAGQFSKLGQTFKKPSSSSTQQQQQQAHPSNLAATINPQVMRQTGGSEIGIDAGQEAEKAVFTLGHKQRNSNSASSSDTDEHDNSLYEPEVDSDVEIALDNKSNYNENAFLPSVGIVMGSQKEEQSPSSSDEIRQLEQKDSMCKTAEDVLTISITSVTDHVGLPTGLLENAPTLRPITPNPQICVQAQEAYEAEEEEGVKSLSSGLGADLSLPLGLPTQPEANKLKQLTSPLSKLAKNIGLNLDPRKIATKTGVLSPTSLSGENTPPERGPSSRDHLLELWEAEKCKTKLIAL
- the sp3 gene encoding phosphatidylinositide phosphatase SAC2 isoform X3 is translated as MEVFQTDSHYIFVKRDKSLWWHRKTSEFTIKAGWDLSSVDDIECIGITHGIVGVISLPNVYEPHLVVVKEATAVGVLYPPHLVYKIKSICILSAEEPDTELSNCTKHTKSNQSTPTHSASIANNNNASASSGGGGGSSKSTKLFEGMNKTWGAVKSAGNTIKNTTQQAANLATKQVKSSVGIREPKHIERRITEELHKIFDETDSFYFSFDCDITNNLQRHVAKLEENQQQQPDERFFWNKHMIRDILQMNDKTWILPIIQGFVQVEPCVIGNECFTLALVSRRSRHRAGTRYKRRGVDEKGNCANYVETEQILSFRHHQLSFTQVRGSVPIYWSQPGYKYRPPPRLDRGVAETQQAFELHFTKELEIYERVCIVNLVEQSGKEKLIGDTYADHIIKYNNELIIYVTFDFHDYCRGMRFENVSALIDAVGPEAGAMGFHWRDQRGMICNQKSVFRVNCMDCLDRTNVVQTAIGKAVLESQLVKLGLSPPYTPIPEQLKSPFMVLWANNGDIISRQYAGTNALKGDYTRTGERKISGMMKDGMNSANRFFIQNFADSFRQCIIDLMQGHLLTADELHEDEVLNTILQILTPETRPPMRGYYNPGVFGPELQLLESIVTTRCAVQRPRRSADDDKVRQLLFLVAPIVAYPLVLILPQLLFGALQGLLSPGHH